A single Acidobacteriota bacterium DNA region contains:
- a CDS encoding OmpH family outer membrane protein, whose product MVKIKLAAFAAPMLLALTASVSAQQAMQAGVGAALPDGKIAVVNTQAFPGGIGELKQKYDQVDKQFQPRYQQLQTVENQLKQMESDIQTKCPQLTADKCQELQNNYAELKRKGQRDYEDLKAEYEKAVETATKPVRDKLYQFLNNYATQRQIILVINLAGAAQSGTLAYWNPGADITEDFIAEYNKVNPVPGAAPATQPAKPAKP is encoded by the coding sequence ATGGTCAAGATTAAGCTAGCTGCTTTTGCAGCGCCGATGCTGTTGGCATTGACGGCAAGCGTTTCGGCCCAGCAGGCGATGCAGGCAGGAGTCGGCGCCGCGCTGCCTGACGGCAAAATTGCTGTCGTCAACACCCAGGCGTTCCCCGGCGGGATCGGCGAGTTAAAACAGAAATATGATCAGGTTGATAAACAATTCCAACCTCGGTATCAGCAACTCCAGACGGTCGAGAATCAACTGAAGCAGATGGAGAGCGACATCCAGACGAAGTGTCCTCAGTTGACCGCGGACAAGTGCCAGGAGTTACAAAACAACTACGCCGAGCTGAAGAGGAAGGGCCAGCGCGATTACGAAGACCTCAAGGCTGAATACGAAAAGGCGGTTGAGACGGCAACCAAGCCTGTTCGCGACAAGCTATATCAATTCCTGAATAACTACGCGACCCAACGCCAAATCATCCTGGTGATCAACCTTGCTGGCGCCGCTCAAAGCGGAACGCTTGCTTACTGGAACCCGGGCGCCGACATCACCGAAGACTTTATCGCCGAATACAACAAGGTGAATCCAGTCCCGGGCGCGGCTCCTGCCACGCAGCCCGCCAAGCCTGCGAAACCCTGA